agaCATCCCTGGTACATTAAACTAAGGTGAGCATAAAATAAAACTTACATTGCATGAACCAGTGAGGAGTAAGCCATATCTGGTACCATATGGTGTTAGAGTTCCTTTGGAACGAAATAAAAGGAGTTCTAGACATGGGGATCATCCAGGAGTCAGCATGAACTGATGCCTCGCCAGTGGTGATGGTAAAGAAATCTAATGGGTCAAATAGACTATGCAGAGACTTTAAAAAACTTAGTACCATATTCGATCCAGAACCAATGGTTAGTGCAGATGTTTTTGGCCAGGTTATCAGAAAGCAAGTTCTTTACAAAGATTGATTTCACCAAGGGCTACTGTCAAATCAAGGTTTAGTCAGATGTCCCTTAGACAGCTTTTGTTACTCCCAATGGCCAATAGGAATTTCTTAAGATGCTTTTTGGGATGGTTAATGCAGGAGCCacatatgtaatatgtatgcaGACACTTCTTAAAGGTCTTGATCATGTGGAAAGCTATATAGATGACTTACTGGTACACACAAAGTCATAGACTGAACATTTAGAAACCTTGCCAGAGCTATTTCAGCGTATTCAAAATGCGAATCTCACAATTAGATCAAGCAAGTGTACTTTGGCTTCAGAAACGGTGGAATTCTTGGGGCATGATATCCATGGAGGCCCTTTGAGTCTTCGGGAAACTAGCTCTAGTAAAATTCAATCAGCCCCACACCCAAAGACTAAGAAGGAGGTAAGATCGTTTTTAGGACTTACTGGATTTTATACGGCTTATGTCCCAAACTATGCAACCATTGCTGCTTCGGTATCTGACCTGACAAAGAAGAGGAAAAGCAATGTCGTGCAGTGGCAGGAGCCTCAAGAGAAAGCATATAACAGTCTTAAGTCTATACTGGTTAATAATCCTGTTTTTGCGCCTTCCAGACCTTAACAGAAGATTCATCTTGAGGACAGATGCTTCAGACGTAGGACTATGGGCAGTGTTACTTCAGTAATATGAAGATAGCTTCTTCCCTGTGTGTTTCGAAAGCTGTAAACTGTTGGACAGAAAGCAAAGATACAATACTATGGAAAAAGGCTTTGCCTGCTGTGTGGGCCCTACAGAAATTCAAAATGCATTTGTATGGTGATGACTTCACATTACAAATTGATCATCAACCTTTGACATTTTTAAACAGTTTgaagtttataaatgacagaataaTGAGTTGTGCAATGTTCTAGAAAAAAAATGATCGATTTAGAGTAGAAGCAATAAAGGCTAGTTCAAATGTTGGAGCTGATTTTTTATGTAGAGTAGTGGGACAATTGTTGCAATACCAGGTTGACTTTTTGACGAGATGTATATACAGATAAAATGGTAACTAAAGATTAATAAATTGAATTGTAATGTTAGGAGTAAAAAtcagaaaatttatatttaaaggGGAGCCTGTATCACAAatcaatatatatgcgtatatatttatatatttcagccCGGTATCATAGTGATGTATAAGTATTGTTTtatatcatcattaccatttcatttgttttgtttcagttttaTTACTGTTTATACAGTCTGATTTTCCGTAGTTTATTTCATGTTAAAGGAATTTAACTGTgtaatttactgaaaataatgaaaataaaaatcttacGTGATTGTTCTGATGTTACTAGCTACCatcaatttctttatttcaatttttaatttacACATTAATCCCCTCATAACAGATATTGCCATACTATTTATCGATACATAGTTAATGTCATAGAATGTTTGCTTTTGTGGAGTCCTTGGAAACAAGCTGAGGCGACATCTAAACCTTTGTTTTGGGGGCAAAGCACAACCAATGGTGCTTCTAGCTCACATGTTATAAAGGAATTTCTCTCTTCTATTTTAAGAATGAAGGATCAGAAGTGTGAGGGGGCTATTATCATTACTCTGAGCGATAATGGTATTTAAGATATTTTGTTCAATAGAGCGTATTTGAGCAGTATATATATGCTGCATTTTGTGATTTATACATATAAGTTTCAATGAAGGCTATACCAAAATAGCGAAATTAAGAAgaattttcttatcttattttcacACCAGCCAATTACTGTTCTTGAGTTGTAACAGATAGTGTCACTCTCCTGTAACGTAACACAGATGGCTTTCCTTAAGAAGTGAACCTACTTTTTGTCCTTTGGGTACGTAACCTGCCTGAACCTTTAAGTACTGCCATCCCCGATATCAATTTTGATACCTTGCCCGTGAAAGACCTTATAACTGAAGTTAACATCCTTATGGAGATTCAGTTCCCCAACATCAAGATCTCTAACAACGTCctcactcctgacaaagtggacatCTATTTAACACTGAcctaagctgacgtgaatgtggtaagaAACAGACACCCACCCCGTGACATGACGGAACAGCAACAAATCTGCTCACTACTGATATATGCCACCCCTAACTCACGCCCAAACCAACAtgctctacagccacttactgatgcccatcaccAAAATTTCTGCTACTTCTAATCCAGATTAGAGCTGGTGCAAAGAAATGTAGGGATGGTTGTCTGTGACCAAAAACCTGCATGTAGGCCATCATCTGTGGAGGTGGGTTTTACTGTCATTGATATTGTCATTTTATATGAAGATGGTACGGAtgtgtggtttttggtagacaTCACTGCTTGACGATCCCTTCAACCATGTCACTTCCCAGGACAAAACATAATTattctaagtctgctgacatccaACTGGTAATTTCATTGAATATAATATTTACATCCATGAGTATGAGACCCTCCTAATATCATTAGAAATTCCTTGTTGCCGACGTAACATGTCCACTACTCGGTGTGGATTTCCCCTCCCATTTCCACTTCATGGTTGGTATGGCATATTGACGTACAGTCAATGCAGACACATACTGGTCAACACCTCTTTAACACGCCTCTTCTGACCTTGCATTTCACATCAGCAAACCAACCGAGGACTACTCCTACATCCTCATGTttacccggaagtcttccatccagaactttgcaacACACTCACGGTTCCTACCAAGGACGgtattttatcatcattttaaaATGACGTGGCACCTGGTGTTTGccagaaaagaataaaagaatccAGCGTAATATGCATGCAAAATatcctacacatccctccattGTGAAGACATCACCCTCGAAGACTCCAATAACCcattcctctgtgacgtcagtactggtaggccataaCCGTGTTTACCTGCCCAATGTGctgtcaggtgtttgatttcattcattgccTTTCACATGGCTTGCCCCATTCTGCTATACTGGTTGTGgtgtgggttgtggtggccaatgtggtattGTCCCTGACCAGTGaatgccagaccggggttcgagtcccactcaaactcgttagtttctttgctcgatgcaacctcatcattcttgtgagctaaagatgtggggtttgagggagcctataggtcaatctgctgagtcatcagtaaccattgtcattgtcctgctcaatagggcaatgtcacagttccttgcctctctgatctttaaatattttaaaccCCTAATGAAGACAAAGTTCATCTAGCGTGACATTACTATGAATGCTGAAAATTTGGTTAACGACTGTACTTCTAACCAAATTTCATTGACACATGGATTTATGAGCGCACCTTTCCTTGACCTCAACCTcgtttttcccacattcacgttgacgtagtAGGTCCCTAACAAACACCACAAGAAgaccgttacctgtttacagtcattgacCACTCAACTCATCGGCCTGAAGCCATCCCTATACAAACTGCAACTTCACCTCATATACATCGGCTTAACTCTTAgagtggatagtgagatttggtatccctgatcatgTTActcctgacaggggtaccactttcacctatcaattgtggacattattagcgaatctacTGGACATCACCCTACAGCAGACAATGTCCTACAACCCTGCAGCAAATGGAATGGTTAGATATTTTCACTGCATCTTCAGAGGAGCTCAGATATTCCACTATAAtggctccaactggtttactcagcttacctggatcctcctgggattgAGGACCGCTCCTAATGGTGACCTGTATGATTcatcagctgaaatggtgtatggcaacccattggtcatCTTGTTCAGTTTTTTTTCTATCTGCAACCTTATTTCATAATATCCATCGCCTACGTCACGTTGTAGGAAAACTTACTCATTGACACCAGGCTTACAAGTCTTTGAACGCACAGATGCTGGTAAGCCACCTCTAACGCCATCTTGCATGGGGCCTTTGCTCTTTGTCCATCGAAAACCGAAggattttttaattaacattcatggccaaaaaaaaaaaaaaaaaaaaaaaaagaaaagacttcATCGaatgcctaaaacctgcgtatctcctgcaagactgTAAGATGACCAACCTAGAGTTCACCTCTATAGGGTAGGATGCCCTATTTCAATGTATGTCTTTAttaggggaggggggagacgagTACTGCTAGTGTTTCATACAGACTCATACACTGCAATGCTATTGCTTTTTCTAGCTCACTCTCTCTCCCTTACTGTTAATAGAAAATTATGTTTAAACTTTCCATTGCATGCTCCTAGCCTTTTGTTTATGACCTCGTTATCTTGTCGAATAAGGTCACTTACATTCACATCACCTCTCTTTTAATACCTAATAACTAAACACCATTAGTTAGTCACTTTTGTAATAGGTATGTAGTATGTACCAGAAGAGAgggaagggagagaaaaaaaaaggagagagcaGAAATGGAGAGAGAAGTTAGAGGGGGAGATCTGAGCAAGAAGGACGAAGGAAAATGGTTGACAGTCGAAAGTGGGGTtcttttaatcaaatattttttagtTCAAGTGACTGTATCTTACAAACTTGTTATATATAGGAATGGCTAATAGTCAGTTCTTCCTGTTTTGTAAGAAAAGTAAAAGATATAATTATTGAAAGGCCGTAGTAAAGTGATCATACTAATGAGCTTTGATTGTTTGTGTAGACCGAGAGGGAAGAAGAGATATTGAAACAATGATAAATTGTGGAGATGCATAGGATAATTGGGGCAtgagaaaaaaggatttttttttctttttttagacaaACGACGATCAGTTACTTGTGTTGAGACTGTGCCATGGTTTTGTATAGACTTGAAGATAGTCTACATATACCTACGGACATTTCTTTTTAATGCCcgtgatatttgtatatatttcctaATTGTTTCTACAAGATCTTCGAATATTGTTTGCATcattttcatttaaagaaaaatacaGCCTCATGGATTTTACTTTTAATCTGTTACTGTTTTATTACTAATTAATTTTCAGTGCTAATTTTTTTATAAGAAAGTTTATATTTTAAGGATATTATCAATATTGGTGAATGTTATCAATACGTTATACGtacctttttattttctatattttttttttctaaatgcaagTACCGTAGGGGATGCCCAATTGCGTACTAAATTGCGTAGCCCTGATCATAGTATGACATATTTAGAATAGATTTGGATTAGTTTCTATTGCTATTAAAAAGTGTTCTATGGAACGAAGGTCTACAAGAAATGGTATAATATAATGATTGATATCTGCCTTGCATTGCAATTACAGCGActtcatacagtatatttatttcatttcaaactTTCAGCTTCTGATGATACTATTGAATAATTATCAGatattatttcatgaaatgatGATTTGTCAAAAGTATCGGTAAGTCCTTTGAAAAGGATCAGTTATGATAAATTTAAAAAGTGAATGTTATCTTCAATCATGCCACATATAATAAAtgccacttttatatatatatatatatatatatatatatatatatatatatatatatatatatatatatatatatatatttattagcaaTTTACTGTCATAAGGATGCGAGAAAATACAGTTGGCCttaagccattctcatggaaagtATAACGTCTACCTCGTGTAAATCtgacttactctcaggatggatagcgagaattggcatccctgagcatattacttctgacaggggtaccaatttcatCTCTCAATGGTGGATATCATCTATGAATCTCTTTGgagtcaccctacatcagacagcaGCATTCAACCCAGTTGCCAGccaaatggttgaacgttttcactacATCCTCAAAATAGCTTTCATATCCCCTTGCCAGGACTCCCAGGGGTTTACTCCGCTTTCCTGGGTCCTCCGATGACTAAGGACCATTCCTGAAATTGTGTATGTCGACTTGTTGGTCATTCTTCCTTAATTTTCTTAcatcgacaatctccagcgcctacgtcatgttATGGGAActttactccatgctgccacacTTTAAGTCCCCAGTAAAGCAACACATATCGACAAATTTTCACAAAGCCTTCCACGTTTTCTGCACAACGACATCAGAAAGCCAATGCTAACAACCACCTTACACAGGCCCCTTCCTCTTGATCCATTGAACAAGAAAGGCGTTCCTTATCACGATGCATAgtaaagaaaactgggtctccattcatcgcctaaaacctgcatatctcctactAGATGACTCACATACAGTATGTCTCTTAAGAGCATGCACCATATTTCCCATGTAGGCCATTTTTAAGGGTGAAGCCATGAACCACACGTGTTTCACAAAAATTCATACATTgcaatggtattttctttttattatttatcttgtttcacacctctctgttaacagaaTCGGTTTAAGTTTGTCTATTCTAGAATTGATCCGTGTAAATGTCTCTTACCTTCTTTCACTAAAACTGTTGTTATAAAGGGTTGCTGTCTGTTGATAAAAAGCTAGTTACATTCGTCTTTTCTCTCAGTTACTACCTAATTGGCGGTATGCAAAACTCACGATATCAAACGACATCATATAACTGTGTCGTGATTAGATAAAAAGTCATTATTTCTCcttatttaaaatttaaattcaaTTTCGCAACTGAATATCCTTTATCCTTTAGATTAAATGCAATTGGTATTATAATGGCTGTAAACTAATTTTCTCTTTATGAATGTCTTGGGATATCGAATCATCTTTCTCGCGGAAACTTAAAGCTTTCGAAAAATATACGAATAATTCTATTACTCAAATCATCTTAACTTCTTTCTTTTTAAAGTTGATCTCAATATCAAGTGAATAGGTATTTGAGTAATAACCTGAAGCCAGTGAGGAGTATTAAATTCTAGAAGAAAAGAGAGTTAATTAAAAGCCGAGGAAATGATGCTATGTATGATATGGGTTCATTACTGTCAAAGGAGACACAGTATGACAATGAAATTTATCTTAGAAAACTGATTCACATTATAAATACTTTTTAGATTTAAACACAATAACGTTTGGATTGTTTAATATTCAAAGAACGGCAAACGTAGCAGGTGTCGTTATAGatctataataattttatgatttatcTAATGAAAGATATCTGAAACTCATTGCAATTACTATTTCCATTTCGAAGATTTATAGGAACTTTCGTTTTTATGCCCAAGAGAGGTTCCATAGATAATCATAGACGAACAGGCCtttaatatatttaaatgtacGAGAGTAAATAAAAGATTGGattaaatgaaatattgatgtttcTTGGATAGGAGAAGACCAGGATGTTACCTTTTATAAGAAAGATGTATTTGGTTGTACAGTTATGTAAGGAAcaataaacaaaaacagaaaaagaaaaaattaataaatcacaTTTTCTTTCACGAGGATAGATTATAAATTACATTTCGTGAGTACATGTGTCGAATTATATTAAATAACCGAAGATTTTATTTGACAATATGAATATACTATAATTATAAGAATTTAGTAtgaaatagtaatagtaaaaacatTTATTTGCTAtcgtaaataataattttgaatattgctAACCACATAcgtttatcataaaaaataaacatcagaaatATTATTTATTCAACAACCAATAAAATAAGCTTTTATACCTATTTTAAATGAGCTAAAACTAATCAATCAAATAATTCACTTTCTCTCTGAATATTCAAAACGAACAATTGAGATGACATCAAGGTGGAATGATGAATTCATAAAAAGTACAACTACATAATCCAATTTTCTATATTGAATCTGGCCAAAGACCCTTCTCCTAGAGAATGGTAAgtaaaatctaaaattattataagTTATAGAATAACTTAAACCCTGCTGCGTTTGAATATTGCGTATGAAAATACATACACAGTTACGCTTGCAGTTTTAGTAAACCGTGGTATATTGTATAGGATTCcagttcttgttttttattttattatattagttttttagttttttggttatgaatatgttttatttatggaagcttttattttcataatgatttGTAGATGTAAATAGTATGTATATGATTGCATAATTTTATGTGTTTTGACAATGacgattttgttaatattttttattttagtctaGAATATTGGGCTTATCccccagaaaatatatgttttatactcTAAAGATACTGAAAAAAACAGCCATTTCCGTTCCCAAAATTTAGGTCGTTTCTATCTCACGCTTGAGCAAtttgaatttaaaagaaatttatctACTGCATATTTCATATAATTTGTCGAATAAGAGTCCACCAAGGAAAAACGTAAGAAATAATATTTCTAGGAATTGTTCGTAACCATTTCAACTTCAATTACTTCCCTTCGTCGTTTTGCTTTGACAAAATATATTGAaaccttttcctctttttcttctttgtcattTCCTGtcactttcctatatatatatatatatatatatatatatatatatatatatatatatatatatatatatatgtatatatatatatatatatatatatatattatatatatatatatatatatatatatatatatacatatatatatatatatatatatatatatatatatatatatatatatatatatatatatatatataaatatatatatatatatatatatatatatatatatatatatatatatatatatatatatatatatatatatatacatatttatatatacagtatatatatatatatatatatatatatatatatatatatacatatatatatatatatatatatatatatatatatatatatatatataaatatatatatatatatatatatatatatatatatatatatatatatatatatatacatatttatatatacagtatatatatatatatatatatatatatatatatatatatatatatatatatatatatatatatatatatatatatatatatatactgtatatacatatatataaaaaatacaaatcgttttttatataattttttcatactcTCATGTTGTTTTCTGTATAGCGTCCAATAAAGTAAACTTTTCCACATATTGCGTAAATGTTGAAGAACTTAAATTaactttgatttgatttttttttaatttatcggtACCTGTGATTTATCTTGAATGTAAATCTATGTTGAATGTCTTTACCtatctttaaaaaaggaaaataatgaaattttttccCCTTGATTAATTGTCTTTTATCACCCGATTTAGATGGTAtcctaactgagagagagagagagagagagagagagagagagagagagagagagagagagagagagagagagagagagagagagagagaatcttgaataCATCAGGAAATAGCATCTCCGAGGGATCCCTGCTTTTACATATATTATACCCTGTGTCGCCAAAATCTTGTCTTACGGATTAGATATTTTTAGCATTGCTCGTAAACAAAGAAAAGAGAAGTAAAAGAACTCTACATTTTTATAAAACGCAAATACATACAATTCTCTTCTATCAAACTGACTAAATATATTCGAAAGATAAAACGCGCGGGATAATTCTATGAGGTTTTattgtatatatgaaatttttgttgttaattattattattattattattataattactagctaagctacaaccccagttgtaaaagcaagatgctataagcccaagggctccaatggggaaaaatagcccagtgaggaaagtaattaaggtaataaataaatgatgagaacaagttaacaataaatcattctaaaacagtaacaacgtcaaaacagacatgtcctatataaactattaacaacgtcaaaaaacagatatgtcatatataaactataaaaagactcatgtcagcctggtcaacataaaaacatttgcgccaactttgaacttttgaagttctaccgattcaactaccagattaggaagatcattggcTCGAATGAACTAACTGGATAGGTTTTATGCTATGGAATTAATTAATAAAATCCAGTCATGAATAGTAAAtgcttttgggagagagagagagagagagagagagagagagagagagagagagagagagagagagagagagagtgttataggATAATATCCAAAGTATCTTTTCTCTTTGCCATAATTGCATTAGCATTTTTGTCAACGCAAAAAGGAAAAAAGAGACTTCACTCTATGGAAGGAGAAGTGAGTTTGTTTAGGTATTGTAATGAAATGAGATGATTTGGGGTTTATGTCTCATAGTGAACTCATGATTCTTCAAAATTTGGTATTGGCGTAAATTAGATATTTGTATATTCAGACAACCTATTCAATAAGTGAATGCATGTTTAGATATTCTGACAAATTTAGGAGTATGTATTTAAATTGTGCATTTAGATATTCCAACAAAATTCTGAGTGTGTATTTCAATCAACCAAGCAAGTGTTTATAATCTATGTATTGTCACCTAGTGAGCCAAATACTTACAGTATTAAATATAACTTATTCAAAGAAAATACACACTTTGTTTCTCTTCGTATTCTATAGAGTGGTG
This DNA window, taken from Palaemon carinicauda isolate YSFRI2023 chromosome 10, ASM3689809v2, whole genome shotgun sequence, encodes the following:
- the LOC137648098 gene encoding uncharacterized protein yields the protein MVGESGFDTVRSSKCTLASETVEFLGHDIHGGPLSLRETSSSKIQSAPHPKTKKEVRSFLGLTGFYTAYVPNYATIAASVSDLTKKRKSNVVQWQEPQEKAYNSLKSILVNNPVFAPSRP